Proteins encoded by one window of Cyclobacteriaceae bacterium:
- a CDS encoding SusC/RagA family TonB-linked outer membrane protein, which produces MRKLYLLTRGCLLVLLMLGAFTSFAQRTVTGKVTASDDGSAIPGVNILEKGTSNGTTSDADGNYSISVGSDATLVFTFVGFATQEVQVGNQTTINVALNSDVTALSEIVVTGYGSQDKKEITSSVVSLTTKEFNQGNINDATQLLQGKVPGLSIYNRGGNPNSAATIRLRGISTVGANTQPLVVIDGVIGASLDNVDPNDIESVSVLKDGSAAAIYGSRGSSGVILVTTKRGSSRGGVGVSYNGYVSAATVLRNQPVMSASEYVDAGGNDLGSVTDWQDEVTRTGITNVHNIAISGGTQQTTFRMSTNFRQVQGILERSGFDQVNTRANLNHKTLDNKLQVDLNMSLTNRNSDFSFNEALRYAVLFNPTAPVRFDNGEFYQAILFDNFNPVAIIEQNINEGKRKNLNYNAKIDYGITDQITLTANYGQQYENNLNGEYYSRNSLFRGLNRGGLARRYTSDRSFTLFEAYGTYSNTFNKVNLDVSAGYSYQQDQFEDIFIELGNFPSDELGYRALETSGDRISGLASLVNISSSVSPKNRIIATFARFNLTFDNAIFINGSVRREGSTKLGENNRFGIFPAVGVGVDVNRYLSLNNFDALKVRVGYGITGSLPNESGLAQDLYTYNFQGGGSVSKVRDANLDLKWEQKAELNFGIDFGIGGKLSGALDVYTRKISDFILERDVDVALYPSGRRFENAGELKTTGVELSLTYGSIDFGQIKWTPGVVLSSYKTTLESFIIDQQTRANLGAPGQNGTNMIRVAVGEEIGQIWGPVFDGVNEGNGTPIFADLNGDGQVIADQGSALLPNGDFKNLGSGIPALELGWTNQITIKNWDINAFFRGAFGHSLVNNFRAFYEPIDLGAINSYNRIKTDKAVDGLTSAQFSSLYVEKADFFKLDNLTVGYNFNTSSKLVRSFRVYANVQNAFVITKYTGIDPEPVLQDFGSVDNGAFESTTPDVLSPGIDRRNSYFTARTFTFGVNIGF; this is translated from the coding sequence ATGAGAAAACTCTATCTGTTAACACGAGGGTGCCTGCTAGTTCTTTTAATGCTTGGCGCTTTCACATCATTCGCGCAGCGAACCGTTACGGGCAAGGTCACGGCATCCGATGATGGCAGTGCAATTCCTGGCGTGAATATTCTGGAGAAGGGAACCAGTAATGGAACCACTTCTGATGCTGACGGCAACTATTCTATTTCAGTTGGGTCTGATGCTACGCTTGTCTTTACGTTTGTGGGTTTCGCCACGCAGGAAGTGCAGGTTGGAAATCAAACGACAATTAATGTTGCACTGAACTCAGATGTAACGGCATTGTCAGAAATTGTGGTTACAGGTTACGGATCTCAAGATAAAAAGGAGATCACGAGTTCCGTTGTTTCTTTGACTACAAAAGAATTTAACCAAGGTAATATTAACGATGCAACCCAATTGCTGCAGGGCAAGGTTCCAGGTCTAAGTATCTACAATCGTGGAGGTAACCCGAACTCAGCAGCTACAATTCGGTTGCGTGGTATTTCAACAGTTGGAGCAAACACTCAACCCCTCGTTGTTATTGATGGTGTAATTGGAGCTTCTCTTGATAACGTTGATCCAAATGATATTGAATCAGTAAGTGTTCTTAAGGATGGTTCTGCAGCTGCTATCTATGGAAGTCGTGGATCCAGTGGTGTTATTCTTGTAACAACCAAGCGAGGCTCAAGCAGAGGAGGTGTTGGTGTTAGCTATAATGGATACGTATCGGCAGCAACGGTTTTGAGGAATCAGCCAGTTATGTCAGCCAGTGAGTATGTAGATGCGGGAGGAAATGATCTTGGATCGGTAACTGATTGGCAGGACGAAGTAACAAGAACAGGTATTACTAATGTCCATAATATTGCAATCTCAGGCGGAACCCAGCAGACAACCTTCCGCATGTCCACTAACTTTCGTCAGGTTCAAGGTATTTTGGAACGTTCAGGGTTTGACCAGGTTAACACACGCGCAAATCTGAATCACAAAACACTCGATAATAAACTTCAGGTTGACCTGAATATGTCGCTCACCAATAGAAATAGCGACTTCTCATTTAATGAGGCCCTTCGCTACGCGGTTTTATTTAACCCAACTGCTCCAGTTCGCTTTGATAATGGAGAGTTTTATCAGGCTATTTTATTCGACAACTTTAACCCGGTTGCCATTATTGAGCAGAATATTAATGAGGGCAAGCGCAAGAATTTGAATTACAATGCTAAAATTGATTACGGCATTACCGATCAGATTACCCTTACGGCAAATTATGGTCAGCAGTATGAGAACAACCTTAATGGAGAATATTACTCAAGAAATTCTTTGTTCAGAGGTTTGAATCGTGGTGGATTGGCCCGTAGGTACACGTCTGACAGAAGTTTTACGTTGTTTGAAGCTTACGGTACCTACTCGAACACATTCAACAAAGTAAATCTTGATGTTTCAGCAGGATACTCATATCAGCAAGATCAATTTGAAGATATTTTTATTGAATTGGGTAATTTTCCAAGTGATGAATTGGGATACAGGGCTCTCGAAACTTCAGGTGATAGAATTTCAGGTCTTGCTAGTTTGGTTAATATTAGCAGTAGTGTTTCGCCAAAAAATAGAATCATTGCTACATTTGCTCGATTCAACCTCACATTTGATAATGCAATTTTCATCAACGGATCGGTAAGAAGGGAAGGTTCTACTAAGCTTGGTGAAAATAATCGGTTTGGAATTTTCCCTGCTGTTGGTGTTGGTGTTGATGTTAATCGATATTTAAGTTTAAATAATTTTGATGCCTTAAAAGTACGCGTGGGTTATGGTATTACTGGTTCATTGCCTAATGAGTCAGGACTTGCGCAGGATCTTTATACCTACAACTTTCAAGGCGGTGGCAGTGTTTCGAAAGTTCGTGATGCTAACCTTGATTTAAAGTGGGAACAAAAGGCTGAATTGAATTTTGGAATTGACTTTGGAATTGGGGGGAAACTTTCTGGTGCGCTGGATGTGTACACAAGAAAGATTAGCGACTTTATTTTGGAGCGAGATGTTGATGTTGCCCTATATCCTTCTGGAAGAAGATTCGAAAATGCTGGAGAATTAAAAACAACTGGTGTGGAGTTAAGCTTAACCTATGGATCGATTGATTTTGGTCAAATTAAATGGACACCTGGAGTTGTACTAAGCTCGTATAAGACTACGCTTGAATCCTTTATTATTGACCAACAAACGCGAGCTAACTTGGGTGCCCCAGGTCAAAACGGTACCAATATGATCCGCGTTGCCGTTGGTGAGGAAATTGGTCAAATATGGGGTCCTGTATTTGATGGTGTAAACGAAGGCAATGGTACACCGATATTTGCTGATTTAAATGGCGATGGTCAAGTAATTGCCGATCAGGGTTCTGCACTCTTACCTAATGGTGATTTTAAAAATCTCGGCAGTGGTATACCGGCACTTGAGCTTGGCTGGACAAACCAGATTACCATAAAGAACTGGGATATTAATGCTTTTTTCCGTGGTGCTTTTGGTCATAGTTTAGTCAATAATTTTAGGGCCTTTTATGAGCCTATTGACCTAGGAGCGATCAATTCATATAACCGAATTAAGACAGATAAGGCAGTGGATGGTTTAACCTCTGCACAGTTTAGTTCACTTTATGTTGAAAAGGCCGATTTCTTCAAGTTAGATAACTTGACGGTTGGTTATAACTTCAATACCTCGTCAAAATTAGTTCGAAGCTTTAGGGTTTACGCTAACGTTCAGAATGCTTTTGTGATTACCAAGTACACGGGTATTGATCCAGAACCTGTATTGCAGGACTTTGGTTCGGTAGATAATGGTGCTTTTGAATCAACCACTCCGGATGTACTATCACCTGGTATTGATAGACGGAACAGCTATTTCACTGCCCGCACATTTACGT